From Numida meleagris isolate 19003 breed g44 Domestic line chromosome 4, NumMel1.0, whole genome shotgun sequence, the proteins below share one genomic window:
- the SPCS3 gene encoding signal peptidase complex subunit 3 isoform X2: MNTVLSRANSLFAFSLSVMAALTFGCFITTAFKERSVPVSIAVSRVTLNVEDFTGPRERSDLAFVTFDITADLQSIFDWNVKQLFLYLSAEYTTKNNALNQVVLWDKIILRGDNPRLFLKDMKSKYFFFDDGNGLKGNRNVTLTLSWNVVPNAGLLPLVTGSGHMSVPFPDSYETTKSY, translated from the exons ATGAACACGGTGCTGTCCCGGGCCAACTCGCTCTTCGCCTTCTCGCTGAGCGTGATGGCGGCGCTCACCTTCGGCTGCTTCATCACCACCGCCTTCAAGGAGCGCAGCGTGCCCGTCAGCATCGCCGTGTCCCGGGTCACGCT AAATGTAGAAGATTTCACTGGACCTAGAGAAAGAAGTGATCTGGCATTCGTCACATTTGACATTACTGCAG ATCTGCAGAGTATATTTGACTGGAATGTTAAACAATTGTTTCTATATTTGTCTGCAGAATatacaacaaaaaacaat GCTCTGAACCAAGTGGTCCTTTGGGACAAGATCATTTTGAGAGGAGATAATCCAAGGCTGTTCTTAAAAGACATGAAGTCAAagtactttttctttgatgatgGAAATGGTCTCAA GGGAAACAGGAATGTCACTTTGACGCTCTCCTGGAATGTCGTACCAAATGCTGGCCTCCTACCTCTTGTGACAGGATCAGGACATATGTCTGTACCTTTCCCAGATAGCtatgaaacaacaaaaagttaTTAA
- the SPCS3 gene encoding signal peptidase complex subunit 3 isoform X1: MNTVLSRANSLFAFSLSVMAALTFGCFITTAFKERSVPVSIAVSRVTLRNVEDFTGPRERSDLAFVTFDITADLQSIFDWNVKQLFLYLSAEYTTKNNALNQVVLWDKIILRGDNPRLFLKDMKSKYFFFDDGNGLKGNRNVTLTLSWNVVPNAGLLPLVTGSGHMSVPFPDSYETTKSY; this comes from the exons ATGAACACGGTGCTGTCCCGGGCCAACTCGCTCTTCGCCTTCTCGCTGAGCGTGATGGCGGCGCTCACCTTCGGCTGCTTCATCACCACCGCCTTCAAGGAGCGCAGCGTGCCCGTCAGCATCGCCGTGTCCCGGGTCACGCT AAGAAATGTAGAAGATTTCACTGGACCTAGAGAAAGAAGTGATCTGGCATTCGTCACATTTGACATTACTGCAG ATCTGCAGAGTATATTTGACTGGAATGTTAAACAATTGTTTCTATATTTGTCTGCAGAATatacaacaaaaaacaat GCTCTGAACCAAGTGGTCCTTTGGGACAAGATCATTTTGAGAGGAGATAATCCAAGGCTGTTCTTAAAAGACATGAAGTCAAagtactttttctttgatgatgGAAATGGTCTCAA GGGAAACAGGAATGTCACTTTGACGCTCTCCTGGAATGTCGTACCAAATGCTGGCCTCCTACCTCTTGTGACAGGATCAGGACATATGTCTGTACCTTTCCCAGATAGCtatgaaacaacaaaaagttaTTAA